The Streptococcus oralis region ATTCTTTCCACTTTTGACTCAATTTCCAAAAAATATAAGAAATCTGAATCGCAAAAACTATCAATAAAATCCAATCTATTATGAAAATCAAAAATACTTCCCATCTGAAAGAACTAGCTCCACTGACAAACTTTGAGAAAACCGGTAGTAGAGCTAAAAATAGAATCAAAATAGGAAGCATCCGCATTATTAAAATCCGTTTCATCATAGCTAACTTCCCTGTAGCGTCATTATAGATTTCAAACTCAGTATCCGATTCAATTCCAGAATGTGCTTTTCTAAAATAGGAAAAACAATTAAAGTCTGTAATA contains the following coding sequences:
- a CDS encoding DUF2812 domain-containing protein, giving the protein MEKKVVYRISTIADYDREALYLGEMHAKGWKLRKVSYSNLVVAVKYTFEKCQPEQVSYQLDFYPMKKSERASYLQLFKDCGWEHITDFNCFSYFRKAHSGIESDTEFEIYNDATGKLAMMKRILIMRMLPILILFLALLPVFSKFVSGASSFRWEVFLIFIIDWILLIVFAIQISYIFWKLSQKWKELSDK